The following are encoded together in the Astyanax mexicanus isolate ESR-SI-001 chromosome 8, AstMex3_surface, whole genome shotgun sequence genome:
- the LOC111194361 gene encoding uncharacterized protein LOC111194361, whose protein sequence is MDRISRRSQGVEGIRFGGLGIASLLFADDVVLLASSARDLQLALEQFAAECEMAGMRISASKSEAMVLSRKRVECLLRVGEEVLPQVEEFKYLGVLFTNEGKMEREIDRRIGAASAVMRALYGSVVVKRELSQKAKLSVYQSIYVPTLIYGHELWVMTERTRSRIQAAEMSFLRRVSGLSLIDRVRSSVIREGLRVEPLLLHIERSQLRWLGHLIRMPPGRLPGEVFQARPTGRRPRGRPRTRWRDYVSRLAWERLGIPPDELAQVAGEREVWVSLLRLLPPRPDPG, encoded by the coding sequence ATGGATAGAATTTCTAGGCGCAGCCAAGGTGTTGAGGGGATCCGTTTTGGTGGCCTTGGGATAGCATCTCTGCTTTTTGCAGATGATGTGGTCTTATTGGCTTCATCAGCTCGTGATCTACAACTCGCACTGGAGCAGTTCGCAGCTGAGTGTGAAATGGCCGGGATGAGAATCAGCGCCTCCAAGTCCGAGGCCATGGTCCTGAGCCGGAAAAGGGTAGAATGCCTTCTCCGGGTTGGGGAGGAGGTCCTGCCTCAAGTGGAGGAGTTTAAGTATCTTGGGGTCTTGTTCACGAATGAGGGAAAGATGGAGCGGGAGATCGACAGACGGATCGGTGCTGCGTCAGCAGTCATGCGGGCGCTGTACGGGTCCGTCGTGGTGAAGAGAGAGCTGAgccaaaaagcaaagctctcggtttaccagtcgatctacgttcctaccctcatctatggtcatgagctttgggtcatgaccGAAAGAACGAGATCACGGATACAAGCGGCCGAAATGAGTTTCCTCCGCAGGGTGTCTGGGCTCTCCCTTATAGATAGGGTGAGGAGCTCAGTCATCCGGgagggactcagagtagagccgctgcttctccacatcgagaggagccagttgaggtggcttgggcatctgattaggatgcctcctggacgcctccctggtgaggtgtttcaggcacgtcccaccgggaggaggcccaggggaagacccaggacacgctggagggactatgtctctcggttggcctgggaacgccttggaattcccccggacgagctggcccaagtggctggggagagggaagtctgggtttccctgcttaggctgctgcccccgcgacccgaccctggataa